The DNA segment TCGTATAAATTACAACCTACTTTCGAGTTTTTACAAATGTGGATTACTTCCGAAGATAATCCATCACTAACATCAATCATAGAAGTAGGTTTGACATCTAAATCTTTTAATAGAGCAGAGATACCTTGCCGCGCTTCGGGTTTTAATTGACGCTCAATTATATAAGTATATTTATCAAGGTCAGGCTGCGATTTTGGGTTTACCTTAAATACTTGTTTTTCCCGTTCTAACACTTGAAGCCCCAAATAGGCAGCACCCACATCACCCGTTAAAACTAAAAGGTCATTTTCTTTGGCGCCGCTTCTATAAACAACACTTTCTTTGTTTACTTGGCCTAAAGCAGTAACACTAATAACCAAACCCGTTGTAGATGATGTGGTATCTCCTCCCACCACATCAACATTATAAATACTTGCAGCCGTTTCAATTCCGGCATACAATTCTTCCAACGCCTCAACCGGAAACCGATTAGAAACAGCAATAGAAACCGTTATCTGGTTTGCCTTAGCATTCATAGCATATATATCAGAGAGATTGACTACAACAGCTTTATACCCTAAATGTTTTAATGGCATATAGCTTAAATCGAAATGTACGCCTTCTACCAACATATCTGTTGTAACTACTATTTGATTATTTTCTTCTGAAGTAATAACCGCAGCATCGTCTCCAATTCCTTTAATCGTGGTCTCTTGCTTTATTTTAAAGTTTTTTGTTAAATGATCTATTAGACCAAATTCCCCTAATTGTGAAATGCTGGTTTTAGAAGTATCTTTATTATCAAACATATATAGAAGGTTTTAAAGTACAAAAATAAGGGTTAGGGTTTAAACAAAGTCTCTTTCACTCTAAAAACTCAATATTGACAATGAGCAAATTAGATGTTCTCTATATAAATAATTTTTGTAGTTTCGCATCACATTTTTATGATAATACTATTAACTTTTATCTTTTAGTAAAGAATTCATAGTCTTCTATTAAATAATTTAATACCTCAATAATGAAAAAATCTCTACTTACCCTATTAATTTTAGCGTGCACACAAGTATTTGCTCAAACACCATGCAATAATGGTATGGCTGGTCAATATCCTTGCAATGGCTATGATTTACAGTCACGCGTTTCACTTTCTGACATGAATGCGAATGCGGCAAACGATTCTTGGGGTTGGACAGATCCTCAAGATGGAAAAGAATATGCCATAATAGGTTTAGAAGGCGGCACTACTTTTATTGATATTTCAAACCCAACAAACCCAATTTATTTAGGAAAATTACCAACACACAGTTTTAGTAGTAACTGGAGAGATGTAAAAACATATAACAACCATGCCTTTATAGTTAGTGAAGATTTTTCACACGGTATGCAAGTTTTTGATTTAACTCGATTGCGAAATGTATCAAATCCACCCGTAACATTTACAGAAGATGCCCATTACGATGGGTTTGGCAATGCACATAATATTGTAATTAATGAAGACTCAGGTTATGCCTACGCAGTTGGGACATCTACATATAGCGGAGGCTCTCATTTTATAAACATACAAGACCCTACAAACCCCGTTGCTGCTGGTGGTTTTGGAGGTGACGGATACACTCATGATGCACAAGTTATAACTTATAATGGACCAGACAGCGATTATACTGGCCGTGAAATTTTACTAAGTAGTAGTGGAAATGAAAACTACGTTTCTATTGTAGATGTAACCGATAAAGCAAATCCTCAAAGTATTTCCACAATTAGTTACCTTAATTCCAGTTATACACACCAAGGTTGGTTTACAGAAGATCAACGCTATTTTATACTTGGTGACGAAATAGATGAGCAAGATTTTGGATTTAACACTAGAACAATCATATTTGATCTGACCGATCTTGACAATCCAGTATTGGATTTTGAGCATTTTGGAGAAACCGAAGCAACCGACCATAATGGATACGTACTTGGAGACAACTATTATCTAGCTAATTATGCTGCTGGTTTAAGAGTACTCGATATTTCAGATATTGCGAATGGAAATATTTCCGAAGTAGGATACTTTGACTCATTTAGTGCTCATAATAGTGTTGGATATGAAGGGGTGTGGAATGTATATCCATACTTAGGAAGTGGCAATATTATAATTAGTGATCGCGTAGGAGGATTGTTTGTTGTAAAATCATCAGCTCCAGATACCACGGATCCAGTTGCTATTTGCCAGAATACAAGCGTATCCTTAGATTCAAACGGAGAAATAATTATTGATCCCGCTTTACTGGACGGAGGCTCAAGCGATGATAGCGGTTCTTTCTCATTGTCCTTGAGTGAAAACACATTTACCTGTTCAGATATAGGAGAAAACACGGTTACCTTAACCGTAACAGACCCTTCAGGAAATACCGATGCTTGTACAGCTATAATCACTATAGAAGATAACACAGATCCAATAATAACGTGTACAACAGACACAACTGTTGAATATGATTCTGGAGCCAGTTTTTATACGTTACCTAATTATGAGGCAGAAGGTTTAGTACTTACAATAGATAATTGTTCTCAAAATCCCACCGTTACACAAACCCCGGTAGCTGGAACAGAACTTACAGAAGGTATATACACCATTGATTTTCAGTCTGAAGACGCTGCTGGAAATACCGGAAACTGTTCATTTGAGTTAACCGTAATAGAAGAATTATCTATTAATGATAATACTTTTGAAAACAGCATTAAAGTGTTCCCGGTACCTGCTTTAAATGAAATAAACATCACTTCGGAAAACAAAACAATAGAATTTATTGATGTTTATGATATTATGGGGAAAAAGGTTTATACCGAAAAGAACATCAACACCACTAAAAAAACAATAAACATCTCAAGCTTTTCAAAAGGAATGTATTTTTTATCAATTAATAATAAGGCAACCAAAAAAATTGTAAAAAAATAAGCTTTTTTGTAATGTAATGGAGCTCGATGAGACATACTTACTGTTAATAGCACACTAACTTTTAACCTTTTACGTTAGGATGTAAAGCTTTAAAATAATATTTTATATATAAATTAAACTTAAATAATGAAACAATTCTATCTACTTGTATTTGCACTTATCAGCGCTGTCACTTTCAGCCAAACGCCTTGTGAAAATGGAACCGCTAGCGGTTTTCCTTGCCAAAATTTTGACTTATTATCGCGTATTAGCCTTAGCGAAATGAACGCCTCCGGTGGTAACGATTCTTGGGGGTGGACCGATTCGCAAGATGGCAAAGAATATGCTCTTATTGGATTAACCAACGGAACTGCTTTTATCGATATTTCAGACCCAATTAACCCGATTTATTTAGGAAAGCTACCTACGCACACATCTTCAAGTACATGGCGAGATGTAAAAGTATATAGTGACCACGCTTTTATAGTAAGTGAAGCTTCCGGTCATGGTATGCAAGTTTTTGACTTAACTCGATTGCGGGATGTAAGTAATCCTCCAGAAACATTTACAGAAGATGCTCATTATGATGGTTTTGGTAATGCTCACAATATTGTAATAAACGAAGACACGGGATATGCATACGGAGTAGGAACTTCAACATATTCTGGCGGGCCACATTTTATAAACATACAAGATCCAATTAACCCAGTAGGTGAAGGAGGATACGCAATGGATAGTTATAGTCATGATGCTCAGGTAGTCACTTATTCAGGTCCCGATTCTGACTATACAGGAAAAGAAATCTTAATTGGCAGTAACGAAAACGAAGTAGTATTAGTTGATATTACAGACAAATCTAGCCCTCAAGGTATTTCAACCATAAGCTATAATAATGTAGGCTATACACACCAAGGATGGTTTACAGAAGATCAAAAATATTTTATTCTTGGAGACGAAACAGACGAAATAAACTTTGGATTTAACACTAGAACATTAATATTTGACTTCACAGATTTGGACAACCCTCAATTTCACACTGAATATCTAGGGCCAACAGCTGCTACAGACCACAATGGATACGTAGTGGGTGACAAATATTATTTTGCTAATTATGCAGCTGGTTTAAATGTTTTAGATATAAGTGATATTGAAAATGAAAACATCTCACAATACGGATATTTCGACACCTTCCCAGGTAGTAACGGCGCAGGATTCGGCGGAAGTTGGAATGTATATCCATATTTTGAAAGCGGAAACATCGTAATTAGTGGTAGTGGTGGTTTTACCTTGGTAAAAGATACAAATGAATTAAATATTAATGAGTTAAACAATTCTGGCTTTGTCATTTATCCAAATCCAGCTAAAGATCATTTAAACATTGTTTCTTCAACGTCTCCTATACAACAAGTTGAAGTATATTCAGTTATAGGTAAACGTATTCTAAATTATACTTTTTCTGAAAATAATAATGAAGAAAACGTCAACATAAATTCACTGCAAAGTGGAGTTTATTTAGTTAAAATCAATAATCTAACTACCAAAAGATTGGTGGTAAAATAACACTATGAAAATTTATAGCTTAACCTACAACATACTATTACTTTTTACATTGATTGCATTTTTTTCGTGCAAAGACGATGACTCCCCAACGGTTGAGGAAGAAGAAACTGAAACTGAAACCACAGGTTTTCAGGGTGAAATAGACTATATAAAAACCTATGGCGGTAGTAATCTTGACAAAGCAGTTAGTATCGTATTGGCTAATGATGGCAACTATGTTATCTTAGGTTCTACTAAAAGTACCGATGGCGACATCACGGACAAAACAACTTCTGATGAAGATTACTGGCTCTTAAAAGTGAAGCCTGATGGCGAAATAATCTGGAGCAAAACATATGGTGGTCCCGAAGACGATACTGCCTCTAACCTAGAAAAAACAAGTGATGGAGGTTATATAGCCTCTGGTTACAGTAGAGGTGCTGGTGGCGATGTTAGTAGCAATGCAGGATTTCATGACTTCTGGGTTGTAAAATTTAGTGCCTCAGGTGATCTTCAATGGCAAAAAAGTTTTGGTTTTCCAGGAAGTGATAAAGCTTATAAAGCTAAACAAACTAGGGATGGTGGTTATATAGTTGCAGGGGTGCTAGATGTTTCTGCCAGTAATGGAGAAGGTGGATTAGGCTCCAAAAAACCTAAAGAAGCAGCAGGTAGATCCCCTCAGCATGCTGGAGGTGATTACTGGGTTATCAAACTCTCCGCAACGGGAGAAATGCAATGGAGAAATTATTTCGGTGGCACTTTTACCGATACCGCTTACGATGTTTTGCAGACCTCTGATGGAGCGTACCTTATTTTTGGCACCTCAGATAGTTCTGATGTGGACATTTCAGAAAATATTGGCACGTACGACTATTGGGTGGTAAAAGTTTCTGCAAATGGTGAATTGGTATGGGAAAAAAACTATGGCGGTAAACAAATAGAAAACTTATATACTGCCTCTACAGCTTCAAACGGAAATTTTCTCATCTTTGGCGACACCCGAAGTAATGATATAAACGTAACTAGTAATTTTGGTAAAGCAGATATATGGGGTGTAAAAATTGATTCAGAAGGAGAGCTATTATCACAGCAATCCTATGGCGGACTTGAATTTGAAAGTGCCAGAGGTATCTCTCAACTATCAAACGGAAATCACATAGTAACAGGCAACACCAGAAGTATCGATGGAGATTTTGATCAAAACAAAGGTGATAACGACGCTTTGGTTATGATAATAGATGATAAACAAAGTATTGAATTTCAATTAACAGTAGGTGGTTCAACCTTTGACTTTGCTCAGGATGCAATTGAGGCAGAAAACAAAACCTACGTTATTGCAGGTAGCACGCAGAGTGACGACAAAGATATTCCTTTAAACCGCGGCGTAGAAGATTTATTATTATTTAAAATTAAGTAAACGGCATTAACATTAAATCAAATCGAATGAAAAAAAATGTTTTATTATTATTTGCAATAGCTTTGAGTTTTTTTGCTTGTAAAGATGTAGATGAAGAAGAGGTTGTAAACCCAAACCGAAATGTTACTTTTAATTTTACTCAAAACTGGGAAGGTGAAGAAATCACTAACCCTGACTACCAAACGACTGAATATACAAATGCGAATGATGAGGTATTAACCATCTCAAAGTTACGCTATTTGATTTCAGATGTCACATTTACCGATGAAGAAGGCGACAGTACCGTTATTAAAGGCTATAACCTAGTTAATGCCAGAGAAGGCACAAACCTACAATACAAACCCTCTAAAAAAATACCCGAAGGAACTTACGACCTAAGCTTTACTTTTGGTTTTGACAAGGAAGACAATATTGACGGCACATATGAAGATTTAACTGCTGCCAGTTGGGGCGTTCCCGAACAACTTGGCGGAGGCTATCACTTTATGCAGATGGAAGGTACATTTATAGACAGTAATGATTCTCAAGCCCCATATCTATATCACACCATACGAGCAGCCGATATGACAGACGAAGGCTTGCTATTAGAAGACACTTCGTTTGAAGTAAGCTTAGGCACTGTAACAGTTAAAGAAGACGCCTCTTTTGAAATTAAGATGGACGTGTCCGAATGGTATAAAAATCCAAATCGATGGGATTTAAATGTTTTGAACACTAATTTAATGATGAACTTCGAAGCGCAGAAAATGATGTCTGAAAATGGTAAAACCGTTTTTAGCCTAGGAGAAGAAACCACTGTAGAAGAATAGTAATTGACTTATTTTAAACACATACAAACATTCTTTTTTGCAGCAGCATGTTGTTTTTTTATCGCTTCATGTGCTAGTGATGAAGGTAGTACCCCCGAAGAGGAAGGCTACGAACCAACTCCTTTGGACTTGAAAGTACCGGTATTGTTTCAACAAACAATATCATCGCCTGTAATTCCTGGAGACAACCCTCAAACCGTTGAGGGGGTTGCTTTAGGTAAAAAATTATTTTTTGATCCCATCCTCTCAGGAGACAATACCTTAGCTTGTGCTGGTTGTCATGCCCCAGAGGAAGCTTTTTCAGATTCAAGACAATTCAGTCCAGGGATTGATGGTATAGAAGGTAGAAGAAATTCCATGCCGTTATTTAATTTGGCTTGGAATTTCAAAGAAAACTTTTTTTGGGACGGCCGTGTTAATTCTTTAGAAAAACAAGCATTAGAGCCCGTTATAGATCCTGTTGAGATGCACAACACGTGGCCAAATGCCATTTCGAATTTACAAGCAACATCAGCGTACCCAGAACTTTTTTCAAAAGCATTTGGCACCTCTACTATAGACTCCACTATGGTTTCAAAAGCCATTGCACAGTTTGTACGTACACTTATTTCGGGCAATTCAAGATACGATCAATTTTTACGTGGTGAAATAGAACTAACGGAAGCTGAACAGAATGGTTTGGATATCTATATTGATGAAGAACGAGGCGATTGTTTTCACTGCCACGGCACACCCCCCAACGACCTGCTTTGGACAGACAATGATTTTCATAATAATGGCTTAGACGAAATCTTTGACGATCTTGGTCGTGGTGCTGCCACAGGTGATCCAAGAGAGTTTGGTCTCTTTAAAACCCCTTCCTTGCGTAATTTGGCCTATACAGCTCCATATATGCACGATGGCCGTTTTGAGACCCTAGAAGAAGTAATAGATCATTATAGCGAGGGCTTAGTCTATTCTGAAACCATAGACCCACTTATGAAAGCCGTGGGCGAAGGTGGTGTTCAGCTTACCGAACAAGACAAACAAGACCTTAAAGCTTTTTTACTTTCTTTATCTGATGAAAGTTTTATAAATAACCCAGACTTTCAGGAACCTTAGTTTTTTTCTTTAAAAAATCAATATTTCTCTTTCAATTTTAAGTCTTTACACGCCAATTTGTTAATTATTATTTAAAACTATCGCGTCATAAGTTTAAATCGATAGCTAACTATGGCTACCATCCGTATTTACCGTATATTTGCAGTCTAATAAGAACAAATTTATCTTATGATAAAAGTTAGTGAAAATGCAAAATCAAAACTAGAACAATTGATGTCTGAAGAAGGCTTCAATATAATAAACGATTTTGTAAGAGTAGGTGTAAAAAGCGGAGGTTGCTCTGGTTTGTCCTACGATCTTAAGTTTGACGACAAAATTGGAGAAAACGATAAGCTTTTTGAAGATGAATCGGTAAAAATTGCTATCGATAAAAAAAGTTTTCTCTATCTAGTAGGAACCACGTTGGAATACAGCGGTGGATTAAACGGTAAAGGGTTTGTGTTCAACAATCCCAATGCAAACCGCACCTGTGGTTGTGGCGAAAGTTTTTCGCTTTAATTAATTTGAATAAAAATCTTGCTTTGCTTTATATCTGAAATAGATCTAGTAAAGAAGAAAAAAAATAAAAGCTACAATGGCTAAGTTTACTGAAGACGATTTAAAGAAAGAACTCGAAACAAAAGAGTACGAATACGGATTTTATACCGATATAGAATCTGACACGTTCCCTGTTGGCTTAAACGAGGACATTGTTCGTGCTATTTCAAAAAAGAAGGAAGAGCCCGAATGGATGACCGAATGGCGTTTAGAATCATTTCGTTATTGGAAAGAAATGATTGAACCTGAATGGGCAAACGTTCATTACAACAAACCAGATTTTCAAAACATATCATATTATTCAGCTCCTAACAAAAAGCCGAAATATGACAGTATTGACGAAGTAGACCCAGAATTATTGGAAACCTTCAATAAGCTAGGTATTTCACTAGATGAGCAAAAAAAATTAGCAGGTGTTGCCGTAGATATTGTAATGGACTCCGTTTCAGTAACTACAACTTTTAAAGATACTTTAGCAAAGAAGGGGATTATTTTCTGTTCTATTTCCGAAGCGATTAAAGAGCATCCAGAATTAGTAAAAAAGTACCTTGGTTCAGTAGTACCACAAAAAGACAACTTTTATGCGGCCTTAAATAGCGCGGTATTTAGTGATGGTTCATTCTGTTACATCCCAAAAGGCGTTCGATGCCCAATGGAACTTTCAACCTATTTCCGAATTAACCAAGCAGGAACAGGGCAATTTGAACGCACATTGGTTGTCGCCGATGAAGACAGTTACGTGAGTTATCTAGAAGGTTGTACTGCCCCGATGCGTGATGAAAATCAATTACACGCCGCTGTTGTGGAATTGGTAGCGTTAGATGGTGCTGAAATTAAATATTCTACAGTCCAAAACTGGTTTCCAGGAAGTAAAGATGGAAAGGGCGGAGTATTCAACTTTGTGACAAAAAGAGGGATTTGCGAGAAGAACGCAAAAATTTCGTGGACACAAGTAGAAACCGGAAGCGCCGTAACTTGGAAATATCCTAGTTGTATATTAAAAGGCGATAACTCTATTGGAGAGTTTTATTCCATTGCTGTTACGAACAACTTTCAGCAGGCCGATACGGGTACCAAAATGATTCATTTGGGTAAAAACACCAAGAGTACCATCATTTCTAAAGGAATTTCGGCTGGAAAATCGCAAAACAGTTATCGTGGATTAGTACAGATAAATAGCCGAGCCGAGAATGCCCGTAATTTTTCACAATGTGATTCGCTGCTAATGGGTAATGAATGTGGTGCGCATACCTTCCCTTACATTGAAGCTAAAAATAAAACGGCCCAAGTAGAGCACGAGGCTACAACAAGTAAAATTGGAGAGGATCAAATTTTTTACTGTAATCAGCGTGGTATTGACACTGAAAAAGCTAT comes from the Marixanthomonas ophiurae genome and includes:
- the thiL gene encoding thiamine-phosphate kinase, yielding MFDNKDTSKTSISQLGEFGLIDHLTKNFKIKQETTIKGIGDDAAVITSEENNQIVVTTDMLVEGVHFDLSYMPLKHLGYKAVVVNLSDIYAMNAKANQITVSIAVSNRFPVEALEELYAGIETAASIYNVDVVGGDTTSSTTGLVISVTALGQVNKESVVYRSGAKENDLLVLTGDVGAAYLGLQVLEREKQVFKVNPKSQPDLDKYTYIIERQLKPEARQGISALLKDLDVKPTSMIDVSDGLSSEVIHICKNSKVGCNLYEDKIPLDPQVISTCEEFEMDSTTIALSGGEDYELLFTVSTEDFPKIKGNPHLTVIGHMTQESEGMHLITRANTKIPLVARGWNSMQED
- a CDS encoding MbnP family protein, which produces MKKNVLLLFAIALSFFACKDVDEEEVVNPNRNVTFNFTQNWEGEEITNPDYQTTEYTNANDEVLTISKLRYLISDVTFTDEEGDSTVIKGYNLVNAREGTNLQYKPSKKIPEGTYDLSFTFGFDKEDNIDGTYEDLTAASWGVPEQLGGGYHFMQMEGTFIDSNDSQAPYLYHTIRAADMTDEGLLLEDTSFEVSLGTVTVKEDASFEIKMDVSEWYKNPNRWDLNVLNTNLMMNFEAQKMMSENGKTVFSLGEETTVEE
- a CDS encoding choice-of-anchor B family protein — translated: MKKSLLTLLILACTQVFAQTPCNNGMAGQYPCNGYDLQSRVSLSDMNANAANDSWGWTDPQDGKEYAIIGLEGGTTFIDISNPTNPIYLGKLPTHSFSSNWRDVKTYNNHAFIVSEDFSHGMQVFDLTRLRNVSNPPVTFTEDAHYDGFGNAHNIVINEDSGYAYAVGTSTYSGGSHFINIQDPTNPVAAGGFGGDGYTHDAQVITYNGPDSDYTGREILLSSSGNENYVSIVDVTDKANPQSISTISYLNSSYTHQGWFTEDQRYFILGDEIDEQDFGFNTRTIIFDLTDLDNPVLDFEHFGETEATDHNGYVLGDNYYLANYAAGLRVLDISDIANGNISEVGYFDSFSAHNSVGYEGVWNVYPYLGSGNIIISDRVGGLFVVKSSAPDTTDPVAICQNTSVSLDSNGEIIIDPALLDGGSSDDSGSFSLSLSENTFTCSDIGENTVTLTVTDPSGNTDACTAIITIEDNTDPIITCTTDTTVEYDSGASFYTLPNYEAEGLVLTIDNCSQNPTVTQTPVAGTELTEGIYTIDFQSEDAAGNTGNCSFELTVIEELSINDNTFENSIKVFPVPALNEINITSENKTIEFIDVYDIMGKKVYTEKNINTTKKTINISSFSKGMYFLSINNKATKKIVKK
- a CDS encoding cytochrome-c peroxidase, which produces MTYFKHIQTFFFAAACCFFIASCASDEGSTPEEEGYEPTPLDLKVPVLFQQTISSPVIPGDNPQTVEGVALGKKLFFDPILSGDNTLACAGCHAPEEAFSDSRQFSPGIDGIEGRRNSMPLFNLAWNFKENFFWDGRVNSLEKQALEPVIDPVEMHNTWPNAISNLQATSAYPELFSKAFGTSTIDSTMVSKAIAQFVRTLISGNSRYDQFLRGEIELTEAEQNGLDIYIDEERGDCFHCHGTPPNDLLWTDNDFHNNGLDEIFDDLGRGAATGDPREFGLFKTPSLRNLAYTAPYMHDGRFETLEEVIDHYSEGLVYSETIDPLMKAVGEGGVQLTEQDKQDLKAFLLSLSDESFINNPDFQEP
- the sufB gene encoding Fe-S cluster assembly protein SufB, with the protein product MAKFTEDDLKKELETKEYEYGFYTDIESDTFPVGLNEDIVRAISKKKEEPEWMTEWRLESFRYWKEMIEPEWANVHYNKPDFQNISYYSAPNKKPKYDSIDEVDPELLETFNKLGISLDEQKKLAGVAVDIVMDSVSVTTTFKDTLAKKGIIFCSISEAIKEHPELVKKYLGSVVPQKDNFYAALNSAVFSDGSFCYIPKGVRCPMELSTYFRINQAGTGQFERTLVVADEDSYVSYLEGCTAPMRDENQLHAAVVELVALDGAEIKYSTVQNWFPGSKDGKGGVFNFVTKRGICEKNAKISWTQVETGSAVTWKYPSCILKGDNSIGEFYSIAVTNNFQQADTGTKMIHLGKNTKSTIISKGISAGKSQNSYRGLVQINSRAENARNFSQCDSLLMGNECGAHTFPYIEAKNKTAQVEHEATTSKIGEDQIFYCNQRGIDTEKAIALIVNGFSKEVLNKLPMEFAVEAQKLLEISLEGSVG
- a CDS encoding HesB/IscA family protein, with product MIKVSENAKSKLEQLMSEEGFNIINDFVRVGVKSGGCSGLSYDLKFDDKIGENDKLFEDESVKIAIDKKSFLYLVGTTLEYSGGLNGKGFVFNNPNANRTCGCGESFSL
- a CDS encoding choice-of-anchor B family protein, with product MKQFYLLVFALISAVTFSQTPCENGTASGFPCQNFDLLSRISLSEMNASGGNDSWGWTDSQDGKEYALIGLTNGTAFIDISDPINPIYLGKLPTHTSSSTWRDVKVYSDHAFIVSEASGHGMQVFDLTRLRDVSNPPETFTEDAHYDGFGNAHNIVINEDTGYAYGVGTSTYSGGPHFINIQDPINPVGEGGYAMDSYSHDAQVVTYSGPDSDYTGKEILIGSNENEVVLVDITDKSSPQGISTISYNNVGYTHQGWFTEDQKYFILGDETDEINFGFNTRTLIFDFTDLDNPQFHTEYLGPTAATDHNGYVVGDKYYFANYAAGLNVLDISDIENENISQYGYFDTFPGSNGAGFGGSWNVYPYFESGNIVISGSGGFTLVKDTNELNINELNNSGFVIYPNPAKDHLNIVSSTSPIQQVEVYSVIGKRILNYTFSENNNEENVNINSLQSGVYLVKINNLTTKRLVVK